One stretch of Roseimicrobium sp. ORNL1 DNA includes these proteins:
- a CDS encoding dTDP-4-dehydrorhamnose 3,5-epimerase family protein: protein MSEAPKEPSKEASVVAPDSTQTAGGILKEARARQTLDKDWDPISPPPIDGVYVKDVKNVIYRGGVLTELYRPEWFAGEAFPIGHVVHVSLLPGLVTQWHCHHVQRDIVFPVRGFLRIGLYDARQDSPTLGKSFAMNFNLHRPRYLHIPPGVWHSLKNVGTDEAVYIVLNDVPFEYENPDDWTLAQDSPALPSGLL from the coding sequence GTGAGCGAAGCCCCCAAAGAACCGTCCAAAGAAGCATCCGTCGTCGCGCCCGATTCCACGCAAACAGCCGGAGGAATCCTCAAGGAAGCCCGCGCCCGGCAGACGCTGGACAAGGATTGGGACCCCATCTCGCCACCGCCCATTGATGGCGTGTACGTGAAGGATGTGAAGAACGTCATCTACCGCGGCGGCGTGCTCACGGAACTCTACCGGCCGGAGTGGTTTGCCGGGGAAGCCTTCCCCATCGGCCATGTGGTGCACGTCTCACTGCTGCCCGGGCTGGTGACGCAGTGGCACTGCCACCACGTGCAGCGAGACATCGTTTTTCCCGTGAGAGGCTTTCTCCGCATCGGCCTGTACGATGCGCGTCAGGACTCCCCCACCCTGGGCAAGTCCTTTGCCATGAACTTCAATCTGCACCGTCCCCGGTACCTGCACATCCCACCCGGGGTGTGGCATTCCTTGAAGAACGTCGGCACAGACGAGGCCGTTTACATCGTGCTCAATGATGTGCCCTTCGAGTACGAGAACCCCGATGACTGGACGCTTGCCCAAGATTCCCCCGCGCTTCCGTCAGGATTGCTGTAG
- a CDS encoding FMN-binding protein produces MKWTRKSFLIPVLPACVAAQGAKDYRMPAAPSRLNPIFLRLYRAGILVAIAWLMHTQHRWFMAQEGSTLDPTRLRDFFPAAASLGPRDPDTGVQRVLDGSGVVLGMVAQTSPLSDKIIGYSGPTNTLIACDPQGKVIGVRVLRSDDTPDHMAEIIRHRAFFNSFKGLKLGDTTSRPKIDAVSGATLTSTAIAEGVLRRLGQPGTSLRFPDAITLEEVKAVVPEAATLTPVKDRAGILEVKDASGKVLAQVTRTSPASDAIVGYKGPADTLMVLDPTGEKLVSIRLRKSFDTKDYVADMAADSYFMSLFNGMSVQKLGTLDFKEAKVEGVSGATETSWALAEGLKRRAAQLATAAVPTPPWYTHITWKAADWGMLVVLVVSLLMTFTSLRGKRWMRWVHHALLIGYAGLFSGAMISQGLFVGWARHGVAWQSAPMLVLVAALALITPWLWRRGFYCHHYCPHGALQQVLAHRLKWQLKVPHKLGKALEQVPWLLLIFILVVAMFGLEVNVNALEPFDAWLIRVAGWGTITVAIVGLVASLFIPMAYCRYGCPTGALLKFVRYAGHGDAFGKRDVAALVLVAAAVGMLYLARM; encoded by the coding sequence ATGAAGTGGACACGGAAAAGCTTTCTCATTCCCGTGCTCCCGGCTTGCGTTGCCGCTCAAGGCGCGAAAGACTATCGGATGCCAGCCGCTCCCTCCAGGCTCAACCCGATCTTCCTGCGCCTCTACCGCGCCGGGATTCTCGTGGCCATCGCCTGGCTCATGCATACCCAGCACCGGTGGTTCATGGCGCAGGAGGGCAGCACCCTGGATCCGACGCGCCTCCGCGATTTCTTTCCCGCCGCGGCGTCGCTCGGCCCTCGTGATCCGGACACCGGCGTGCAACGTGTGCTGGACGGCTCCGGCGTGGTGCTGGGCATGGTGGCGCAGACTTCACCGCTCTCGGACAAGATCATCGGCTACTCCGGTCCCACGAATACGCTGATCGCTTGTGATCCCCAGGGCAAGGTCATCGGCGTGCGTGTGCTACGCAGTGATGACACACCGGACCACATGGCGGAGATCATCCGCCACCGGGCTTTCTTCAATTCCTTCAAGGGACTCAAGCTCGGGGACACTACCAGTCGTCCCAAGATCGATGCAGTGAGCGGCGCCACCCTGACCAGCACGGCGATTGCCGAAGGAGTGCTGAGGCGTCTCGGCCAGCCGGGAACTTCCCTGCGCTTCCCTGACGCGATCACGCTGGAGGAAGTGAAGGCCGTCGTACCTGAGGCGGCCACCCTCACCCCGGTAAAAGATCGCGCCGGCATCTTGGAAGTGAAGGATGCCTCCGGCAAAGTGCTCGCCCAGGTCACGCGCACCTCCCCCGCGAGCGATGCCATCGTCGGCTACAAAGGTCCCGCGGATACACTGATGGTGCTGGATCCCACCGGAGAGAAGCTCGTGTCCATCCGCCTGAGGAAGAGTTTCGATACCAAGGACTATGTCGCAGACATGGCGGCGGATAGTTACTTCATGAGCCTCTTCAACGGCATGAGCGTGCAGAAGCTGGGAACGCTCGACTTCAAAGAAGCGAAGGTGGAAGGCGTATCCGGCGCGACGGAAACAAGCTGGGCACTGGCCGAGGGATTGAAGCGTCGTGCCGCGCAGCTCGCCACGGCAGCCGTTCCTACACCACCATGGTACACCCACATCACATGGAAGGCGGCGGACTGGGGCATGCTGGTCGTGCTGGTGGTGTCACTGCTCATGACCTTCACCTCGCTGCGTGGGAAACGCTGGATGCGCTGGGTGCATCACGCGCTGCTCATCGGTTATGCAGGCCTCTTCAGTGGCGCCATGATCTCGCAGGGCCTCTTTGTCGGGTGGGCTCGGCATGGCGTGGCCTGGCAATCCGCACCGATGCTGGTGCTCGTGGCAGCCCTGGCATTGATCACTCCCTGGCTTTGGCGGCGCGGTTTCTACTGCCACCACTACTGTCCGCATGGCGCGTTGCAGCAGGTACTGGCGCATCGCTTGAAGTGGCAACTCAAGGTGCCGCACAAGCTCGGCAAGGCACTGGAACAGGTGCCGTGGCTGCTGCTCATCTTCATCCTCGTGGTCGCCATGTTCGGGCTGGAGGTGAATGTGAATGCGCTGGAGCCCTTTGATGCCTGGCTGATCCGCGTCGCCGGTTGGGGCACCATCACGGTGGCCATTGTGGGTCTCGTGGCTTCGTTGTTCATCCCCATGGCGTACTGCCGCTATGGCTGCCCCACGGGCGCACTGCTCAAGTTTGTGCGCTATGCAGGCCATGGCGATGCTTTCGGCAAACGCGATGTGGCTGCGCTGGTACTGGTCGCTGCCGCCGTGGGCATGCTCTATCTCGCACGGATGTAG
- a CDS encoding FAD:protein FMN transferase: MLRGRKFLKLIIMTVTMTVVLFLIPDCPQDKRLPEASGPTMGTTWHLTLAKGDTRTASEMVQSRLDALESMFTNWREDSAVSRFNASRTTEWQPVPRELAEVMIYAQRLSKETNGAFDVTVSPLIELWGFGVKKSTHSIPSDEAITTEMARVGWQKVEVKQDPPMLRKTQADVEINVAGLVEGYAVDDVVKRLRKAGHTDFLLDVGGELFAIGLKPDGTPWQVGVQQPDAEKGVVTGAVALQDKALSTSGTYQQFFEVNGKRYPHVLDARTGRPVTHSLVSVSVISDSCFEADSWTTALLILGLKEGKETATRLGIDALFIEEADAHPR; encoded by the coding sequence ATGCTCCGTGGACGCAAGTTTCTAAAGCTGATCATCATGACGGTCACCATGACCGTGGTGCTGTTCCTGATTCCTGACTGTCCCCAGGACAAACGCCTGCCCGAAGCCAGCGGTCCCACCATGGGCACCACATGGCACCTCACCCTCGCGAAGGGCGACACACGCACGGCATCCGAGATGGTGCAATCACGCCTGGATGCACTGGAGTCGATGTTCACCAACTGGCGTGAGGACTCCGCCGTCTCCCGCTTCAATGCATCTCGCACGACCGAGTGGCAGCCAGTGCCACGTGAGCTGGCAGAAGTGATGATCTACGCGCAACGCCTCAGCAAAGAGACGAACGGCGCGTTTGACGTGACCGTGTCACCACTCATCGAGCTGTGGGGATTCGGCGTGAAAAAATCCACGCATTCCATCCCCTCTGACGAAGCCATTACCACGGAGATGGCCCGTGTCGGCTGGCAGAAGGTGGAAGTGAAGCAGGATCCTCCCATGCTGCGCAAGACTCAGGCGGATGTGGAAATCAACGTCGCTGGATTGGTGGAAGGTTATGCGGTCGATGATGTGGTGAAGCGCCTCCGCAAGGCGGGGCACACGGACTTCCTCCTCGATGTGGGTGGCGAACTCTTCGCCATTGGGTTGAAGCCGGATGGCACGCCGTGGCAGGTGGGCGTGCAACAGCCTGACGCAGAAAAAGGCGTGGTGACAGGAGCGGTGGCACTGCAGGACAAGGCACTCTCCACCTCTGGCACCTATCAGCAGTTCTTCGAAGTGAACGGCAAACGCTACCCTCACGTGCTGGATGCACGCACGGGTCGCCCGGTGACTCACTCACTGGTTTCGGTATCCGTGATTTCCGACTCCTGCTTTGAAGCAGATTCGTGGACCACGGCCCTGCTCATTCTCGGGCTGAAGGAAGGAAAAGAAACCGCCACACGGCTTGGGATTGACGCCCTGTTCATCGAGGAAGCAGACGCGCATCCCCGGTAA
- a CDS encoding DUF1592 domain-containing protein has product MSSSAHAVPDWNAAKLVLSESCYDCHNTKKAKGGVDLKRLDANPSLEKEYAMWEKVREVIDAGSMPPEDETQLTKEEKHDILEWMDKELELVATRNAGDPGPVTLRRLTNAEYDYTIRDLTGVDFGLGKEFLPDGGGGEGFSNIGDVLFTNPTQLEKYLTAARKIADHATILPGSGVEFQEQRVGLRGYDQVKGQAQQALYVWYQKMSGPYLPKDGEDFREAEYMLACWKWKHKELTGAQSLDQLAKDAKLSPAFLANWWKMLHNDKLKSRYLDLTRNAWHNLPAPDAAKPKEVPAAVIAGAQAIQAERRSWNNPLKAGSGVQRRQQDSDGIRSYPAKVDVAKNVREAHLVVGDIGDGSIGDLVQLSNLNVRRQGKTINYQRMMTVERETGRKQLSEIEQGKPAPKGVTAEGLKKYLQEVDKVLALYGKDPLNKGGVAPEVLCVQAPAVIPLPLPDGVNEVNVVGKLDMRSPEADKATVQWTLSTGTPPNPSAIIPGVLTVWKRQTEAARVTMSDFGRMKTVFPDMFERRLEEVAKNFFNNGTGPGVYYFTDEQLLALLPEVEKKRLKGMRTDWDYVWTDKLPKEKQAEYDKLMRQHLKTFASSAWRRPADDAEKQQIETLYNDGIGKGLDRESAAREVVARVLVSPHFLFKMELSPVAASESESPATDHPVSAWELASRLSYFLWSSKPDEQLRKVASDGSLLKPEVREAEVRRMLRSPKAQAMAKEFMGQWLEFSGFEKHSAVDGKKFPEFTPELREDLYDETLTFFAYLIREDRPVREIINADYTFLNERLAKFYGVPGVTGEQLKKVSVTAQNRGGVLGMGSVLIKTSRSHRTSPVLRGNWLLQSVLGTPVPPPPADVPELKEHGPKPATVREMLELHRASKACSSCHDRIDPLGFALENFDALGRFRDKDEAGLPLDTSAQVKGTKFTGFAGLREYLSSHENQFSSQFARKLLGYALGRSVMPSDKQLLKTITAKTMASDSHFSAAVLEIVNSRQFLNRRY; this is encoded by the coding sequence GTGTCGTCCTCCGCACACGCGGTGCCCGACTGGAATGCGGCCAAGCTCGTGCTGAGCGAAAGCTGCTATGACTGCCACAACACCAAGAAGGCGAAGGGTGGCGTGGACTTGAAGCGCCTGGATGCGAATCCGAGCCTGGAAAAGGAATATGCGATGTGGGAGAAGGTGCGCGAGGTCATCGACGCCGGTTCCATGCCACCGGAGGATGAGACGCAGCTCACGAAGGAGGAGAAGCACGACATCCTCGAATGGATGGACAAGGAGCTGGAACTCGTGGCCACGCGTAATGCGGGCGACCCCGGTCCCGTCACCCTGCGCCGTCTCACGAATGCGGAGTATGACTACACGATCCGCGACTTGACCGGTGTCGATTTCGGCCTGGGCAAGGAATTCCTGCCGGACGGTGGTGGTGGAGAAGGCTTCTCCAACATCGGCGATGTGCTCTTCACGAATCCGACGCAGCTGGAGAAGTATCTCACGGCGGCGCGCAAGATCGCAGACCATGCGACCATTCTTCCCGGCTCGGGTGTGGAGTTCCAAGAGCAGCGCGTGGGCTTGCGCGGATATGACCAGGTGAAGGGGCAGGCGCAGCAGGCACTCTACGTCTGGTACCAGAAGATGTCCGGCCCGTACCTGCCGAAGGACGGCGAAGACTTCCGCGAAGCGGAGTACATGCTGGCGTGCTGGAAGTGGAAACACAAGGAACTCACCGGCGCGCAGTCACTCGACCAACTCGCCAAGGACGCGAAGCTCTCGCCGGCATTCCTCGCGAACTGGTGGAAGATGCTGCACAACGACAAGCTCAAGTCGCGCTACCTCGACCTGACTCGTAACGCCTGGCACAACCTGCCAGCACCGGATGCCGCGAAGCCCAAGGAAGTACCCGCTGCGGTGATTGCTGGCGCACAGGCCATTCAAGCGGAGCGTCGCTCGTGGAATAATCCGCTCAAGGCAGGGAGTGGCGTGCAGCGCCGCCAGCAGGATTCCGATGGCATTCGCAGTTATCCGGCGAAGGTCGACGTAGCCAAAAATGTGCGTGAGGCGCACCTCGTGGTGGGAGACATCGGTGACGGCTCGATTGGTGACCTGGTGCAACTGAGCAATCTCAACGTGCGCCGCCAGGGCAAGACCATCAACTACCAACGGATGATGACCGTGGAGCGCGAAACCGGGCGCAAACAGCTGAGCGAGATCGAGCAAGGCAAGCCCGCACCCAAGGGTGTGACGGCAGAAGGATTGAAGAAGTACCTGCAGGAGGTGGACAAGGTCCTTGCCCTCTATGGCAAAGACCCGCTCAACAAAGGCGGCGTCGCGCCGGAGGTCCTGTGTGTCCAGGCGCCTGCGGTGATTCCCCTTCCCCTGCCCGACGGCGTGAATGAGGTGAATGTAGTCGGCAAGCTCGACATGCGCTCTCCGGAAGCGGACAAGGCGACGGTGCAGTGGACGCTTTCCACCGGCACCCCTCCGAACCCCTCCGCCATCATTCCCGGCGTGCTCACGGTCTGGAAACGTCAGACGGAAGCAGCCAGAGTGACCATGTCGGATTTCGGCCGGATGAAGACGGTGTTCCCGGACATGTTCGAGCGCCGACTCGAGGAAGTGGCCAAGAATTTCTTCAATAACGGCACCGGACCCGGTGTGTACTACTTCACCGATGAGCAGCTTCTCGCCCTGCTGCCGGAAGTGGAAAAGAAACGTCTCAAGGGAATGCGCACAGACTGGGACTATGTCTGGACGGACAAGCTGCCCAAGGAAAAGCAGGCGGAGTACGACAAGCTGATGCGCCAGCATCTGAAGACCTTTGCTTCGAGTGCTTGGCGCCGCCCGGCAGATGATGCCGAGAAACAGCAGATCGAAACCCTCTACAACGATGGTATCGGCAAAGGACTCGATCGTGAAAGTGCCGCGCGTGAAGTCGTGGCGCGTGTGCTGGTCTCACCGCACTTCCTTTTCAAGATGGAGCTCTCTCCCGTCGCAGCCTCGGAATCAGAAAGCCCTGCGACAGATCACCCCGTTTCCGCGTGGGAACTGGCTTCGCGCCTGAGTTATTTCCTCTGGTCCTCGAAGCCGGATGAGCAACTCCGCAAAGTGGCCTCCGATGGTTCGCTGCTGAAGCCCGAGGTTCGCGAAGCTGAAGTGCGCCGCATGCTGCGCAGCCCGAAGGCGCAGGCCATGGCGAAGGAGTTCATGGGACAATGGCTGGAGTTCAGCGGCTTCGAGAAACACAGCGCGGTGGATGGAAAGAAGTTCCCCGAGTTCACGCCTGAGCTCCGCGAGGATTTGTATGACGAGACTCTCACCTTCTTCGCCTATCTCATCCGCGAAGACCGTCCCGTGCGTGAGATCATCAACGCGGACTACACTTTCCTGAACGAGCGTCTCGCGAAGTTCTATGGCGTGCCCGGTGTGACGGGTGAGCAACTCAAGAAGGTCAGCGTAACAGCGCAGAACCGCGGCGGTGTGCTCGGCATGGGCAGTGTGCTCATCAAGACCTCACGCTCGCACCGCACCAGCCCCGTTCTGCGTGGCAACTGGCTGCTGCAATCCGTGCTTGGCACGCCCGTACCTCCACCGCCGGCGGATGTGCCGGAGCTGAAGGAGCACGGTCCGAAACCCGCCACGGTGCGCGAGATGCTGGAACTCCATCGCGCGAGCAAAGCCTGCTCGTCGTGCCACGACCGCATCGATCCACTGGGCTTTGCATTGGAGAACTTCGATGCGCTCGGCCGTTTCCGCGACAAGGATGAAGCCGGCCTGCCGCTCGACACTTCCGCGCAGGTAAAGGGCACGAAGTTCACTGGCTTCGCAGGTCTGCGTGAGTATCTCTCCTCGCATGAGAACCAGTTCAGCAGCCAGTTCGCACGGAAGCTGCTCGGTTATGCTCTCGGTCGCTCCGTGATGCCGAGCGACAAACAACTGCTGAAAACCATTACTGCCAAGACGATGGCGTCCGACAGCCATTTCTCCGCCGCCGTTCTCGAAATCGTGAACAGCCGCCAGTTCCTGAACCGTAGGTATTAA
- the ahcY gene encoding adenosylhomocysteinase: MSTRQAAIDYKVKNIEEADFGRKEIEIAEHEMPGLMATRDKYGKDKPLAGVRITGSLHMTIQTAVLIETLKDLGADVRWCSCNIFSTQDHAAAAIAASGTPVFAWKGESLEEYWWCTWKAIIFPENKGPQLIVDDGGDVTLLIHKGYEMENGDKWVDTPSDNHEVAVIKDLLKQIHKDTPGIFHEIVKELKGVSEETTTGVHRLYEMAKAGKLLIPAINVNDSVTKSKFDNLYGCRESLIDGIKRATDVMIAGKVAVVCGYGDVGKGCADALKGMGAQVIVTEIDPVCALQAAMAGLRVMPVEDTLGIADIYVTTTGNKDIIRVEHMEAMKDQAIVCNIGHFDNEIQVDKLNTYPGIKRLNIKPQVDRYTFPKGNSLYMLAEGRLVNLGCATGHPSFVMSNSFTNQCVAQMELWKTRETRPVGVTVLSKQLDEEVARLHLGKIGVKLTVLTQEQADYIGVPVDGPYKADHYRY, encoded by the coding sequence ATGAGCACCCGCCAAGCCGCCATTGATTACAAGGTAAAGAACATTGAGGAGGCCGACTTCGGCCGGAAGGAAATCGAAATCGCCGAGCACGAAATGCCCGGTCTCATGGCCACGCGCGACAAGTATGGCAAGGACAAGCCGCTCGCCGGCGTCCGCATCACCGGTTCCCTGCACATGACCATCCAGACCGCGGTGCTCATCGAGACGCTGAAGGATCTCGGTGCCGATGTCCGCTGGTGTTCCTGCAACATCTTCTCCACCCAGGACCACGCCGCCGCCGCCATCGCCGCGTCCGGCACGCCGGTCTTCGCATGGAAGGGTGAGTCCCTCGAAGAATATTGGTGGTGCACCTGGAAGGCCATCATCTTCCCCGAGAACAAGGGACCCCAGCTCATCGTCGATGACGGTGGCGACGTCACCCTTCTCATCCACAAGGGTTATGAAATGGAGAATGGCGACAAGTGGGTCGACACTCCTTCCGACAACCACGAAGTGGCTGTCATCAAGGATCTCCTCAAGCAGATCCACAAAGATACCCCCGGCATCTTCCACGAAATCGTGAAGGAACTGAAGGGCGTGTCCGAAGAGACCACCACGGGCGTGCATCGCCTCTATGAAATGGCGAAGGCTGGCAAGCTGCTCATTCCCGCCATCAACGTGAACGACAGCGTCACGAAGTCCAAGTTCGACAACCTGTACGGCTGCCGCGAATCCCTCATCGACGGCATCAAGCGCGCCACGGACGTGATGATCGCCGGCAAGGTGGCCGTGGTCTGCGGCTACGGCGATGTGGGCAAGGGCTGCGCCGACGCCCTCAAGGGCATGGGTGCCCAGGTCATCGTGACCGAAATCGACCCCGTTTGCGCACTCCAGGCCGCCATGGCTGGTCTTCGCGTCATGCCTGTTGAGGACACCCTTGGCATCGCAGACATCTATGTCACCACCACCGGTAACAAGGACATCATCCGCGTGGAGCACATGGAAGCGATGAAGGACCAGGCGATCGTCTGCAACATCGGTCACTTCGACAACGAAATCCAGGTGGACAAGCTCAACACCTATCCCGGCATCAAGCGCCTGAACATCAAGCCCCAGGTGGATCGCTACACCTTCCCCAAGGGCAACAGCCTCTACATGCTGGCAGAAGGCCGCCTCGTGAACCTCGGCTGCGCCACCGGCCACCCGAGCTTCGTGATGAGCAACAGCTTCACCAACCAGTGCGTGGCCCAGATGGAACTCTGGAAGACCCGCGAGACCCGCCCCGTGGGTGTGACCGTGCTCTCCAAGCAGCTCGATGAAGAAGTCGCCCGTCTCCACCTTGGCAAGATCGGCGTGAAACTCACCGTGCTCACCCAGGAGCAGGCCGACTACATCGGCGTGCCGGTGGATGGTCCGTACAAGGCGGACCACTACCGCTACTAA
- the metK gene encoding methionine adenosyltransferase, which yields MSRSFIFSSESVGEGHPDKVCDTISDAILDACLSVDSKARVACETFAKSNIVVVGGEITIPKLQDKKKGTTKPIDEVINVGKVIRDAVRGIGYTNDDDVFHADKIFINNYLTIQSPDIAQGVDAAEAEGKKHGEQGAGDQGIMFGYACDETPELMPAPIMYAHRLGRELTKIRKAGKAAKWLRPDAKSQVSVEYVDGKPTRIVNVVISTQHAADATHAEIEKFCIEQVVKKVLPKSMLTKDTEYLINPTGKFVVGGPQGDSGLTGRKIIVDTYGGMGRHGGGAFSGKDPSKVDRSAAYMGRWVAKNVVAAGLASKCEVQFAYAIGHPLPVSVHVDTFGTGTTSDDAILDAILKVFSFKPADIVKQLNLLRPIYSKSTNYGHFGKDDEDLTWETTSKAAALQKAAK from the coding sequence ATGTCACGCTCGTTTATCTTCTCCTCCGAGTCCGTCGGCGAAGGCCATCCCGACAAAGTTTGCGACACCATCTCTGATGCCATCCTCGATGCATGCTTGAGCGTCGACTCCAAGGCGCGCGTCGCCTGCGAAACGTTTGCAAAGAGCAACATCGTCGTTGTGGGCGGTGAAATCACCATCCCCAAGCTGCAAGACAAGAAGAAGGGCACCACGAAGCCGATCGATGAAGTGATCAACGTGGGCAAGGTGATCCGCGACGCCGTGCGCGGCATCGGCTACACGAATGACGACGACGTCTTCCACGCCGACAAGATTTTCATCAACAACTACCTCACCATCCAGAGCCCCGACATCGCTCAGGGCGTGGACGCCGCTGAAGCCGAAGGCAAGAAGCACGGTGAACAGGGCGCTGGTGACCAGGGCATCATGTTTGGCTATGCTTGCGATGAGACTCCTGAGCTCATGCCTGCGCCCATCATGTACGCACACCGCCTCGGCCGTGAGCTGACGAAGATCCGCAAGGCAGGCAAGGCCGCCAAGTGGCTGCGTCCGGACGCGAAGAGCCAGGTCTCCGTGGAATACGTGGACGGCAAGCCCACCCGCATCGTGAACGTGGTGATCTCCACCCAGCACGCCGCGGACGCGACGCACGCTGAGATCGAGAAGTTCTGCATCGAGCAGGTCGTCAAGAAGGTGCTTCCGAAGAGCATGCTGACGAAGGACACCGAGTACCTCATCAACCCGACCGGTAAGTTCGTGGTGGGTGGTCCTCAGGGCGACAGCGGCCTCACCGGTCGCAAAATCATCGTCGACACCTACGGCGGCATGGGCCGTCACGGTGGTGGCGCTTTCTCCGGCAAGGACCCCTCCAAGGTAGACCGCAGCGCCGCCTATATGGGCCGCTGGGTTGCCAAGAACGTGGTGGCCGCCGGTCTCGCCAGCAAGTGCGAGGTGCAGTTCGCCTACGCCATCGGTCACCCGCTCCCCGTGAGCGTGCACGTGGACACCTTCGGCACCGGCACCACGTCGGATGACGCCATCCTCGACGCCATCCTCAAGGTGTTCTCCTTCAAGCCCGCCGACATCGTGAAGCAGCTCAACCTGCTCCGTCCAATCTACTCGAAGTCCACCAACTACGGCCACTTCGGCAAGGACGACGAAGACCTCACGTGGGAAACCACCAGCAAGGCTGCGGCGCTGCAGAAGGCGGCGAAGTAA
- a CDS encoding DUF1552 domain-containing protein, with translation MSKSLSRRRFLRGAGLALGLPWLESVPTFGATGVKNATAPRRMAVCFFGNGVNPHHWGAENTPGGLELKQTLKPLESLKDKLLVLKGLWNPTTVEGPGGHYPKMNLLSGLKVKQTTTDVEVGLTMDQIIAAQVGHDTPVASLALGTEGPKYSTDSGYTSIYSAYVSWSSPTTPAPKEIYPQQAFDQLFDDGSKRKRDKSVLDLVLGDANALRTRLSRRDTQKLDEYLTSVRELEQRIERAEKFSKAETNGQGWQPSVKTPTMPRPNPGIPARQEEHLRLMMDIMVLALQMDRTRVATMMMTNDLSQMNYDFLGIKGGQHELSHHANDEARLALYQKSNEYMVKAWAETLQKMQDTNEGERTLLENSMVMLTSSLWDGNAHDSTQLPLLVAGNGGGTIKGGRLLDFSKDPNRKLCRLHLAFMDRMGVKVDHFGDAEQAIAELG, from the coding sequence ATGAGTAAATCCCTCTCCCGTCGCCGCTTTCTGCGAGGTGCAGGCCTGGCCCTTGGTTTGCCGTGGCTTGAATCCGTGCCGACCTTCGGAGCGACCGGCGTGAAGAACGCCACCGCGCCGCGCCGCATGGCCGTGTGCTTCTTCGGCAACGGGGTAAACCCGCATCACTGGGGCGCGGAGAACACGCCCGGCGGACTCGAACTCAAGCAGACGCTCAAGCCACTGGAGTCACTCAAGGACAAGCTTCTGGTGCTCAAAGGCCTCTGGAACCCCACCACGGTGGAGGGCCCCGGCGGCCACTACCCGAAGATGAACCTCCTCTCTGGCCTGAAGGTGAAGCAGACGACCACGGATGTGGAAGTGGGTCTCACCATGGACCAGATCATCGCCGCGCAAGTAGGACATGATACACCCGTGGCCAGCCTCGCGCTCGGCACGGAAGGTCCGAAGTACAGCACTGACTCCGGCTACACCTCCATCTATTCCGCCTACGTTTCCTGGAGCAGCCCCACCACTCCCGCGCCAAAGGAGATCTACCCGCAGCAGGCTTTTGACCAGCTCTTCGACGACGGCAGCAAGCGCAAACGCGACAAGAGTGTGCTCGACCTCGTGCTGGGTGATGCCAATGCCCTGCGCACGCGCCTGAGTCGTCGTGATACGCAGAAGCTCGATGAGTACCTCACCTCCGTGCGTGAGCTGGAGCAACGCATCGAGCGCGCGGAGAAGTTCAGCAAAGCAGAGACCAATGGCCAGGGCTGGCAACCGAGCGTGAAGACGCCCACGATGCCGCGCCCGAATCCCGGCATTCCCGCGCGCCAGGAGGAACACCTGCGCCTCATGATGGACATCATGGTGCTCGCTCTTCAGATGGACCGCACCCGTGTGGCCACCATGATGATGACGAATGACCTCTCCCAGATGAACTATGACTTCCTGGGCATCAAAGGCGGTCAGCATGAACTTTCCCACCACGCGAACGACGAGGCCCGCCTCGCGCTCTACCAGAAGAGCAACGAGTACATGGTGAAGGCCTGGGCGGAGACCCTGCAGAAGATGCAGGACACCAATGAAGGCGAGCGCACCCTGCTGGAGAACAGCATGGTCATGCTCACCTCCAGCCTGTGGGACGGCAACGCCCACGACTCCACGCAGCTTCCCCTGCTCGTGGCCGGCAACGGCGGCGGCACCATCAAAGGCGGTCGCTTGCTGGACTTCAGCAAGGACCCGAACCGCAAGCTCTGCCGCCTGCACCTCGCCTTCATGGACCGCATGGGCGTGAAGGTGGACCATTTCGGCGACGCGGAGCAGGCGATAGCGGAGCTGGGTTAA